In Zalophus californianus isolate mZalCal1 chromosome 4, mZalCal1.pri.v2, whole genome shotgun sequence, the following proteins share a genomic window:
- the ATXN7L2 gene encoding ataxin-7-like protein 2 isoform X2 translates to MAVRERAAAAMAALERRVPSLDDFAGQSWSSWVERADLPAADGAEVEESNKNTKKLDAMTLIKEDMSIFGHCPAHDDFYLVVCNHCSQVVKPQAFQKHCERRHGPLSKLYARAPPPPPAPASSQKCHVVNGQGPACRAPGSTKTSSREKGQGSRSRGHPPPEKTQKDNLCLFVPVVNLEKMSSLPKPDGHGIRLAPPSALLSQPAGLTKDSPGKIPTAPPSKEPPGRESIEMTPSEGPSHRAEGSPPEKEPGGARLPPKTHRKMARKECDLNRQCGVINPETKKICTRLLTCKIHSVHQRREVQGRAKDFDVLVAELKANSRKGESPKEKSPGRKEPTLERPSQEPPSSVQVVAAAAPSSTFSARAKQTYPYCALPRSRASSESELDDEGPCGGDGDPGLFPFPLPRGGAQASSEESEEEGTSEDLHLPPDCHYATRPPRPQAFCTFGSRLVSPGCYVFSRRLDRFCSALSSMLERHLSSHMWKKIPPAAEPPSHLVSSPLSAPLSPSSTGSCPRLPGPPPRPACPASTPPAKDSLVPSYPAGSPSVAAACSQAECMGGSQAITSPLPANTPSPSFSRLPPSKASKSSKGKDGVEVEAPSRKRKLSPGPTTFKRTCILEPSGKGKPSGCRGLSAKTKTALGLGLNGTVGPRVKRAGPLDCRGSPHQPPTPVKASQLDNRGAAGHPAKALSTNCLSEEEVAKKRKNLATYCRPVKAKHCQAGGPADAACSVRRKKPGPAMAFEEKCSALKELELPLSPEGKEVGLHEL, encoded by the exons ATGGCGGTGCGTGAACGCGCGGCGGCAGCAATGGCCGCTCTGGAGCGGCGGGTGCCGAGTCTCGATGACTTCGCGGGACAGAGCTGGAGCTCGTGGGTGGAACGGGCCGACCTGCCCGCGGCCGACG GGGCTGAGGTGGAGGAGAGTAACAAAAACACGAAGAAGTTGGATGCCATGACCCTCATTAAAGAAG ACATGTCCATCTTCGGGCACTGCCCTGCCCACGACGACTTCTATTTGGTTGTGTGTAACCACTGCAGCCAAGTGGTGAAGCCTCAAGCTTTCCAGAAGCACTGCG AAAGAAGACATGGGCCCCTCAGCAAGCTTTACGcccgggccccacccccacctccagcccctgccagCTCTCAGAAATGCCATGTAGTGAATGGGCAGGGCCCAGCTTGTAGGGCCCCAGGTTCCACCAAAACCTCCTCCAGGGAGAAGGGCCAGGGGTCCCGGAGCCGTGGCCACCCGCCTCCTGagaagacacagaaggacaacCTCTG CCTTTTCGTACCTGTGGTGAATTTGGAGAAGATGTCCAGTCTCCCGAAGCCCGACGGACATGGAATCAGGCTGGCCCCGCCCTCTGCTCTCCTCAGCCAGCCTGCTGGCCTCACCAAGGACTCCCCGGGAAAAATCCCAACGGCACCCCCTTCTAAAGAACctccagggagagagagcatcgaGATGACCCCCAGCGAGGGCCCCAGTCACCGGGCTGAAGGCAGTCCCCCTGAAAAGGAGCCTGGTGGGGCCAGGCTGCCCCCCAAAACCCACCGGAAGATGGCCC GGAAGGAGTGCGACCTCAACAGGCAGTGTGGGGTAATAAACCCAGAGACCAAAAAGATCTGCACTCGCCTGCTGACCTGCAAG ATCCACTCGGTGCACCAGCGCCGGGAGGTCCAGGGCCGAGCCAAGGACTTTGACGTGCTAGTGGCAGAGCTGAAGGCCAATTCCCGCAAAGGGGAGTCTCCCAAAGAGAAGAGCCCAGGGCGCAAGGAGCCCACTCTTGAGCGCccctcccaggagcccccctcTTCAGTCCAGGTTGTGGCAGCGGCCGCCCCCAGCAGCACCTTCTCTGCTCGCGCCAAGCAGACCTACCCGTACTGTGCACTGCCCAG GTCCCGGGCCTCCTCTGAGAGTGAGTTGGATGATGAAGGCCCCTGTGGTGGTGATGGGGACCCAGGCCTGttcccctttcccctgccccggggtggggcccaggcctcCAGCGAGGAGAGTGAGGAGGAAGGGACATCTGAGGACCTCCACCTCCCCCCTGACTGCCATTATGCAACCCGGCCCCCGCGGCCACAGGCG TTCTGCACCTTTGGGAGCCGGCTGGTGAGTCCAGGATGCTACGTGTTTAGCCGCCGGCTGGACCGGTTCTGCTCAGCACTGAGCTCCATGCTGGAACGGCACCTCAGCTCACACATGTGGAA GAAGATCCCACCGGCGGCTGAGCCTCCATCCCACCTTGTCAGCTCCCCGCTCTCTGCTCCCCTGAGCCCATCCTCTACGGGCAGCTGCCCGCGCCTTCCAGGCCCACCCCCCCGACCCGCCTGCCCAGCCTCCACGCCCCCCGCCAAGGACAGCCTTGTCCCCAGCTACCCTGCAGGTTCTCCCAGCGTGGCAGCGGCCTGCAGCCAGGCGGAGTGCATGGGCGGGAGCCAGGCCATCACCTCACCCCTGCCTGCCAACACGCCATCCCCATCCTTCAGCAGACTCCCGCCTTCGAAGGCCAGCAAGTCGTCCAAAGGCAAGGACGGGGTTGAGGTGGAGGCCCCTTCTCGAAAGCGAAAGTTATCCCCGGGCCCTACCACTTTCAAACGGACCTGCATCCTGGAGccctctggaaaaggcaaacccTCTGGCTGCCGGGGCCTCTCGGCCAAGACTAAAAcagccctgggcctggggcttAATGGGACGGTGGGGCCAAGAGTGAAGCGGGCAGGGCCTCTGGACTGTCGGGGCTCCCCTCATCAGCCCCCCACACCCGTCAAGGCTTCTCAGCTGGACAACCGGGGAGCAGCTGGACACCCAGCCAAGGCCCTGTCCACCAACTGCCTCTCCGAGGAGGAGGTAGCCAAGAAGCGGAAAAACCTGGCTACTTACTGCCGGCCGGTGAAGGCCAAGCACTGCCAGGCCGGTGGCCCTGCCGATGCGGCCTGCTCCGTGCGCCGCAAGAAGCCGGGGCCTGCCATGGCCTTTGAGGAGAAATGTTCTGCACTGAAG GAACTGGAGCTACCTCTGTCCCCTGAAGGAAAGGAAGTTGGACTTCATGAACTCTGA
- the LOC113927144 gene encoding cytochrome b561 domain-containing protein 1 isoform X4, with protein MGNPGQTGLFSWHPVFMALAFCLCMAEAILLFSPEHSLFFFCSRKARIRLHWAGQTLAILSAALGLGFIVFSRTRSELPHLVSWHSWVGALTLLATSGQALCGFCLLCPRAARVSRVARLKLYHLTCGLVVYLMATVTVLLGMYSVWFQAQIKGTAWYLCLALPLYPALVIMHQISSSYLPKKKMEM; from the exons ATGGGGAACCCAGGCCAGACGG GTCTTTTCTCCTGGCACCCTGTATTCATGGCCTTGGCG TTCTGCCTCTGCATGGCTGAGGCCATCCTGCTCTTCTCGCCTGAACACTCCCTGTTCTTCTTCTGCTCCCGAAAGGCCCGGATCCGACTCCACTGGGCAGGGCAGACCCTAGCCATCCTCTCTGCAGCCCTGGGCCTGGGCTTCATCGTCTTCAGCAGGACCCGCAGTGAGCTGCCCCACCTGGTGTCCTGGCACAGCTGGGTCGGGGCTCTGACACTGCTCGCCACTAGTGGTCAGGCACTGTGTGGGTTCTGTCTCCTGTGTCCTCGAGCAGCCAGGGTCTCAAGGGTGGCTCGCCTCAAGCTCTACCATCTGACTTGTGGACTGGTGGTCTACCTGATGGCTACAGTAACGGTGCTCCTGGGCATGTACTCGGTGTGGTTCCAGGCCCAGATCAAAGGCACAGCCTGGTACCTGTGCCTGGCACTGCCCCTCTATCCGGCCCTGGTGATCATGCACCAGATCTCCAGCTCCTACTtgccaaagaagaaaatggaaatgtga
- the LOC113927144 gene encoding cytochrome b561 domain-containing protein 1 isoform X2: protein MQPLAVGLVPAPAREPRLTLCLRTGSGILAHLVALGFTIFMTVLSRPGTSLFSWHPVFMALAFCLCMAEAILLFSPEHSLFFFCSRKARIRLHWAGQTLAILSAALGLGFIVFSRTRSELPHLVSWHSWVGALTLLATSGQALCGFCLLCPRAARVSRVARLKLYHLTCGLVVYLMATVTVLLGMYSVWFQAQIKGTAWYLCLALPLYPALVIMHQISSSYLPKKKMEM, encoded by the exons ATGCAGCCCCTGGCGGTAGGTCTGGTTCCCGCTCCGGCGAGGGAGCCGAGACTGACCCTCTGCCTGCGGACAGGAAGTGGGATCTTGGCGCACCTGGTGGCTTTAGGCTTCACCATCTTTATGACTGTGTTGTCCCGGCCAGGAACCA GTCTTTTCTCCTGGCACCCTGTATTCATGGCCTTGGCG TTCTGCCTCTGCATGGCTGAGGCCATCCTGCTCTTCTCGCCTGAACACTCCCTGTTCTTCTTCTGCTCCCGAAAGGCCCGGATCCGACTCCACTGGGCAGGGCAGACCCTAGCCATCCTCTCTGCAGCCCTGGGCCTGGGCTTCATCGTCTTCAGCAGGACCCGCAGTGAGCTGCCCCACCTGGTGTCCTGGCACAGCTGGGTCGGGGCTCTGACACTGCTCGCCACTAGTGGTCAGGCACTGTGTGGGTTCTGTCTCCTGTGTCCTCGAGCAGCCAGGGTCTCAAGGGTGGCTCGCCTCAAGCTCTACCATCTGACTTGTGGACTGGTGGTCTACCTGATGGCTACAGTAACGGTGCTCCTGGGCATGTACTCGGTGTGGTTCCAGGCCCAGATCAAAGGCACAGCCTGGTACCTGTGCCTGGCACTGCCCCTCTATCCGGCCCTGGTGATCATGCACCAGATCTCCAGCTCCTACTtgccaaagaagaaaatggaaatgtga
- the LOC113927144 gene encoding cytochrome b561 domain-containing protein 1 isoform X3, which produces MGNPGQTGLFSWHPVFMALAASTLGLRLTGPLLCSQFCLCMAEAILLFSPEHSLFFFCSRKARIRLHWAGQTLAILSAALGLGFIVFSRTRSELPHLVSWHSWVGALTLLATSGQALCGFCLLCPRAARVSRVARLKLYHLTCGLVVYLMATVTVLLGMYSVWFQAQIKGTAWYLCLALPLYPALVIMHQISSSYLPKKKMEM; this is translated from the exons ATGGGGAACCCAGGCCAGACGG GTCTTTTCTCCTGGCACCCTGTATTCATGGCCTTGGCG GCCTCCACGCTGGGCCTGAGGCTCACTGGCCCTCTCCTGTGTTCACAGTTCTGCCTCTGCATGGCTGAGGCCATCCTGCTCTTCTCGCCTGAACACTCCCTGTTCTTCTTCTGCTCCCGAAAGGCCCGGATCCGACTCCACTGGGCAGGGCAGACCCTAGCCATCCTCTCTGCAGCCCTGGGCCTGGGCTTCATCGTCTTCAGCAGGACCCGCAGTGAGCTGCCCCACCTGGTGTCCTGGCACAGCTGGGTCGGGGCTCTGACACTGCTCGCCACTAGTGGTCAGGCACTGTGTGGGTTCTGTCTCCTGTGTCCTCGAGCAGCCAGGGTCTCAAGGGTGGCTCGCCTCAAGCTCTACCATCTGACTTGTGGACTGGTGGTCTACCTGATGGCTACAGTAACGGTGCTCCTGGGCATGTACTCGGTGTGGTTCCAGGCCCAGATCAAAGGCACAGCCTGGTACCTGTGCCTGGCACTGCCCCTCTATCCGGCCCTGGTGATCATGCACCAGATCTCCAGCTCCTACTtgccaaagaagaaaatggaaatgtga
- the ATXN7L2 gene encoding ataxin-7-like protein 2 isoform X1, whose amino-acid sequence MAVRERAAAAMAALERRVPSLDDFAGQSWSSWVERADLPAADGAEVEESNKNTKKLDAMTLIKEDMSIFGHCPAHDDFYLVVCNHCSQVVKPQAFQKHCERRHGPLSKLYARAPPPPPAPASSQKCHVVNGQGPACRAPGSTKTSSREKGQGSRSRGHPPPEKTQKDNLCLFVPVVNLEKMSSLPKPDGHGIRLAPPSALLSQPAGLTKDSPGKIPTAPPSKEPPGRESIEMTPSEGPSHRAEGSPPEKEPGGARLPPKTHRKMARKECDLNRQCGVINPETKKICTRLLTCKIHSVHQRREVQGRAKDFDVLVAELKANSRKGESPKEKSPGRKEPTLERPSQEPPSSVQVVAAAAPSSTFSARAKQTYPYCALPRSRASSESELDDEGPCGGDGDPGLFPFPLPRGGAQASSEESEEEGTSEDLHLPPDCHYATRPPRPQAFCTFGSRLVSPGCYVFSRRLDRFCSALSSMLERHLSSHMWKKIPPAAEPPSHLVSSPLSAPLSPSSTGSCPRLPGPPPRPACPASTPPAKDSLVPSYPAGSPSVAAACSQAECMGGSQAITSPLPANTPSPSFSRLPPSKASKSSKGKDGVEVEAPSRKRKLSPGPTTFKRTCILEPSGKGKPSGCRGLSAKTKTALGLGLNGTVGPRVKRAGPLDCRGSPHQPPTPVKASQLDNRGAAGHPAKALSTNCLSEEEVAKKRKNLATYCRPVKAKHCQAGGPADAACSVRRKKPGPAMAFEEKCSALKVPAQLPEEHGQGEIRMDEGRTHSGHLAQRRC is encoded by the exons ATGGCGGTGCGTGAACGCGCGGCGGCAGCAATGGCCGCTCTGGAGCGGCGGGTGCCGAGTCTCGATGACTTCGCGGGACAGAGCTGGAGCTCGTGGGTGGAACGGGCCGACCTGCCCGCGGCCGACG GGGCTGAGGTGGAGGAGAGTAACAAAAACACGAAGAAGTTGGATGCCATGACCCTCATTAAAGAAG ACATGTCCATCTTCGGGCACTGCCCTGCCCACGACGACTTCTATTTGGTTGTGTGTAACCACTGCAGCCAAGTGGTGAAGCCTCAAGCTTTCCAGAAGCACTGCG AAAGAAGACATGGGCCCCTCAGCAAGCTTTACGcccgggccccacccccacctccagcccctgccagCTCTCAGAAATGCCATGTAGTGAATGGGCAGGGCCCAGCTTGTAGGGCCCCAGGTTCCACCAAAACCTCCTCCAGGGAGAAGGGCCAGGGGTCCCGGAGCCGTGGCCACCCGCCTCCTGagaagacacagaaggacaacCTCTG CCTTTTCGTACCTGTGGTGAATTTGGAGAAGATGTCCAGTCTCCCGAAGCCCGACGGACATGGAATCAGGCTGGCCCCGCCCTCTGCTCTCCTCAGCCAGCCTGCTGGCCTCACCAAGGACTCCCCGGGAAAAATCCCAACGGCACCCCCTTCTAAAGAACctccagggagagagagcatcgaGATGACCCCCAGCGAGGGCCCCAGTCACCGGGCTGAAGGCAGTCCCCCTGAAAAGGAGCCTGGTGGGGCCAGGCTGCCCCCCAAAACCCACCGGAAGATGGCCC GGAAGGAGTGCGACCTCAACAGGCAGTGTGGGGTAATAAACCCAGAGACCAAAAAGATCTGCACTCGCCTGCTGACCTGCAAG ATCCACTCGGTGCACCAGCGCCGGGAGGTCCAGGGCCGAGCCAAGGACTTTGACGTGCTAGTGGCAGAGCTGAAGGCCAATTCCCGCAAAGGGGAGTCTCCCAAAGAGAAGAGCCCAGGGCGCAAGGAGCCCACTCTTGAGCGCccctcccaggagcccccctcTTCAGTCCAGGTTGTGGCAGCGGCCGCCCCCAGCAGCACCTTCTCTGCTCGCGCCAAGCAGACCTACCCGTACTGTGCACTGCCCAG GTCCCGGGCCTCCTCTGAGAGTGAGTTGGATGATGAAGGCCCCTGTGGTGGTGATGGGGACCCAGGCCTGttcccctttcccctgccccggggtggggcccaggcctcCAGCGAGGAGAGTGAGGAGGAAGGGACATCTGAGGACCTCCACCTCCCCCCTGACTGCCATTATGCAACCCGGCCCCCGCGGCCACAGGCG TTCTGCACCTTTGGGAGCCGGCTGGTGAGTCCAGGATGCTACGTGTTTAGCCGCCGGCTGGACCGGTTCTGCTCAGCACTGAGCTCCATGCTGGAACGGCACCTCAGCTCACACATGTGGAA GAAGATCCCACCGGCGGCTGAGCCTCCATCCCACCTTGTCAGCTCCCCGCTCTCTGCTCCCCTGAGCCCATCCTCTACGGGCAGCTGCCCGCGCCTTCCAGGCCCACCCCCCCGACCCGCCTGCCCAGCCTCCACGCCCCCCGCCAAGGACAGCCTTGTCCCCAGCTACCCTGCAGGTTCTCCCAGCGTGGCAGCGGCCTGCAGCCAGGCGGAGTGCATGGGCGGGAGCCAGGCCATCACCTCACCCCTGCCTGCCAACACGCCATCCCCATCCTTCAGCAGACTCCCGCCTTCGAAGGCCAGCAAGTCGTCCAAAGGCAAGGACGGGGTTGAGGTGGAGGCCCCTTCTCGAAAGCGAAAGTTATCCCCGGGCCCTACCACTTTCAAACGGACCTGCATCCTGGAGccctctggaaaaggcaaacccTCTGGCTGCCGGGGCCTCTCGGCCAAGACTAAAAcagccctgggcctggggcttAATGGGACGGTGGGGCCAAGAGTGAAGCGGGCAGGGCCTCTGGACTGTCGGGGCTCCCCTCATCAGCCCCCCACACCCGTCAAGGCTTCTCAGCTGGACAACCGGGGAGCAGCTGGACACCCAGCCAAGGCCCTGTCCACCAACTGCCTCTCCGAGGAGGAGGTAGCCAAGAAGCGGAAAAACCTGGCTACTTACTGCCGGCCGGTGAAGGCCAAGCACTGCCAGGCCGGTGGCCCTGCCGATGCGGCCTGCTCCGTGCGCCGCAAGAAGCCGGGGCCTGCCATGGCCTTTGAGGAGAAATGTTCTGCACTGAAGGTACCAGCCCAGCTCCCTGAAGAGCACGGGCAGGGAGAGATCAGGATGGACGAGGGTAGAACGCACAGTGggcacctggcacagagaaggtgctAA
- the LOC113927144 gene encoding cytochrome b561 domain-containing protein 1 isoform X1: protein MQPLAVGLVPAPAREPRLTLCLRTGSGILAHLVALGFTIFMTVLSRPGTSLFSWHPVFMALAASTLGLRLTGPLLCSQFCLCMAEAILLFSPEHSLFFFCSRKARIRLHWAGQTLAILSAALGLGFIVFSRTRSELPHLVSWHSWVGALTLLATSGQALCGFCLLCPRAARVSRVARLKLYHLTCGLVVYLMATVTVLLGMYSVWFQAQIKGTAWYLCLALPLYPALVIMHQISSSYLPKKKMEM, encoded by the exons ATGCAGCCCCTGGCGGTAGGTCTGGTTCCCGCTCCGGCGAGGGAGCCGAGACTGACCCTCTGCCTGCGGACAGGAAGTGGGATCTTGGCGCACCTGGTGGCTTTAGGCTTCACCATCTTTATGACTGTGTTGTCCCGGCCAGGAACCA GTCTTTTCTCCTGGCACCCTGTATTCATGGCCTTGGCG GCCTCCACGCTGGGCCTGAGGCTCACTGGCCCTCTCCTGTGTTCACAGTTCTGCCTCTGCATGGCTGAGGCCATCCTGCTCTTCTCGCCTGAACACTCCCTGTTCTTCTTCTGCTCCCGAAAGGCCCGGATCCGACTCCACTGGGCAGGGCAGACCCTAGCCATCCTCTCTGCAGCCCTGGGCCTGGGCTTCATCGTCTTCAGCAGGACCCGCAGTGAGCTGCCCCACCTGGTGTCCTGGCACAGCTGGGTCGGGGCTCTGACACTGCTCGCCACTAGTGGTCAGGCACTGTGTGGGTTCTGTCTCCTGTGTCCTCGAGCAGCCAGGGTCTCAAGGGTGGCTCGCCTCAAGCTCTACCATCTGACTTGTGGACTGGTGGTCTACCTGATGGCTACAGTAACGGTGCTCCTGGGCATGTACTCGGTGTGGTTCCAGGCCCAGATCAAAGGCACAGCCTGGTACCTGTGCCTGGCACTGCCCCTCTATCCGGCCCTGGTGATCATGCACCAGATCTCCAGCTCCTACTtgccaaagaagaaaatggaaatgtga
- the ATXN7L2 gene encoding ataxin-7-like protein 2 isoform X3, giving the protein MAVRERAAAAMAALERRVPSLDDFAGQSWSSWVERADLPAADGAEVEESNKNTKKLDAMTLIKEDMSIFGHCPAHDDFYLVVCNHCSQVVKPQAFQKHCERRHGPLSKLYARAPPPPPAPASSQKCHVVNGQGPACRAPGSTKTSSREKGQGSRSRGHPPPEKTQKDNLCLFVPVVNLEKMSSLPKPDGHGIRLAPPSALLSQPAGLTKDSPGKIPTAPPSKEPPGRESIEMTPSEGPSHRAEGSPPEKEPGGARLPPKTHRKMARKECDLNRQCGVINPETKKICTRLLTCKIHSVHQRREVQGRAKDFDVLVAELKANSRKGESPKEKSPGRKEPTLERPSQEPPSSVQVVAAAAPSSTFSARAKQTYPYCALPRSRASSESELDDEGPCGGDGDPGLFPFPLPRGGAQASSEESEEEGTSEDLHLPPDCHYATRPPRPQAFCTFGSRLVSPGCYVFSRRLDRFCSALSSMLERHLSSHMWKKIPPAAEPPSHLVSSPLSAPLSPSSTGSCPRLPGPPPRPACPASTPPAKDSLVPSYPAGSPSVAAACSQAECMGGSQAITSPLPANTPSPSFSRLPPSKASKSSKGKDGVEVEAPSRKRKLSPGPTTFKRTCILEPSGKGKPSGCRGLSAKTKTALGLGLNGTVGPRVKRAGPLDCRGSPHQPPTPVKASQLDNRGAAGHPAKALSTNCLSEEEVAKKRKNLATYCRPVKAKHCQAGGPADAACSVRRKKPGPAMAFEEKCSALKSKAH; this is encoded by the exons ATGGCGGTGCGTGAACGCGCGGCGGCAGCAATGGCCGCTCTGGAGCGGCGGGTGCCGAGTCTCGATGACTTCGCGGGACAGAGCTGGAGCTCGTGGGTGGAACGGGCCGACCTGCCCGCGGCCGACG GGGCTGAGGTGGAGGAGAGTAACAAAAACACGAAGAAGTTGGATGCCATGACCCTCATTAAAGAAG ACATGTCCATCTTCGGGCACTGCCCTGCCCACGACGACTTCTATTTGGTTGTGTGTAACCACTGCAGCCAAGTGGTGAAGCCTCAAGCTTTCCAGAAGCACTGCG AAAGAAGACATGGGCCCCTCAGCAAGCTTTACGcccgggccccacccccacctccagcccctgccagCTCTCAGAAATGCCATGTAGTGAATGGGCAGGGCCCAGCTTGTAGGGCCCCAGGTTCCACCAAAACCTCCTCCAGGGAGAAGGGCCAGGGGTCCCGGAGCCGTGGCCACCCGCCTCCTGagaagacacagaaggacaacCTCTG CCTTTTCGTACCTGTGGTGAATTTGGAGAAGATGTCCAGTCTCCCGAAGCCCGACGGACATGGAATCAGGCTGGCCCCGCCCTCTGCTCTCCTCAGCCAGCCTGCTGGCCTCACCAAGGACTCCCCGGGAAAAATCCCAACGGCACCCCCTTCTAAAGAACctccagggagagagagcatcgaGATGACCCCCAGCGAGGGCCCCAGTCACCGGGCTGAAGGCAGTCCCCCTGAAAAGGAGCCTGGTGGGGCCAGGCTGCCCCCCAAAACCCACCGGAAGATGGCCC GGAAGGAGTGCGACCTCAACAGGCAGTGTGGGGTAATAAACCCAGAGACCAAAAAGATCTGCACTCGCCTGCTGACCTGCAAG ATCCACTCGGTGCACCAGCGCCGGGAGGTCCAGGGCCGAGCCAAGGACTTTGACGTGCTAGTGGCAGAGCTGAAGGCCAATTCCCGCAAAGGGGAGTCTCCCAAAGAGAAGAGCCCAGGGCGCAAGGAGCCCACTCTTGAGCGCccctcccaggagcccccctcTTCAGTCCAGGTTGTGGCAGCGGCCGCCCCCAGCAGCACCTTCTCTGCTCGCGCCAAGCAGACCTACCCGTACTGTGCACTGCCCAG GTCCCGGGCCTCCTCTGAGAGTGAGTTGGATGATGAAGGCCCCTGTGGTGGTGATGGGGACCCAGGCCTGttcccctttcccctgccccggggtggggcccaggcctcCAGCGAGGAGAGTGAGGAGGAAGGGACATCTGAGGACCTCCACCTCCCCCCTGACTGCCATTATGCAACCCGGCCCCCGCGGCCACAGGCG TTCTGCACCTTTGGGAGCCGGCTGGTGAGTCCAGGATGCTACGTGTTTAGCCGCCGGCTGGACCGGTTCTGCTCAGCACTGAGCTCCATGCTGGAACGGCACCTCAGCTCACACATGTGGAA GAAGATCCCACCGGCGGCTGAGCCTCCATCCCACCTTGTCAGCTCCCCGCTCTCTGCTCCCCTGAGCCCATCCTCTACGGGCAGCTGCCCGCGCCTTCCAGGCCCACCCCCCCGACCCGCCTGCCCAGCCTCCACGCCCCCCGCCAAGGACAGCCTTGTCCCCAGCTACCCTGCAGGTTCTCCCAGCGTGGCAGCGGCCTGCAGCCAGGCGGAGTGCATGGGCGGGAGCCAGGCCATCACCTCACCCCTGCCTGCCAACACGCCATCCCCATCCTTCAGCAGACTCCCGCCTTCGAAGGCCAGCAAGTCGTCCAAAGGCAAGGACGGGGTTGAGGTGGAGGCCCCTTCTCGAAAGCGAAAGTTATCCCCGGGCCCTACCACTTTCAAACGGACCTGCATCCTGGAGccctctggaaaaggcaaacccTCTGGCTGCCGGGGCCTCTCGGCCAAGACTAAAAcagccctgggcctggggcttAATGGGACGGTGGGGCCAAGAGTGAAGCGGGCAGGGCCTCTGGACTGTCGGGGCTCCCCTCATCAGCCCCCCACACCCGTCAAGGCTTCTCAGCTGGACAACCGGGGAGCAGCTGGACACCCAGCCAAGGCCCTGTCCACCAACTGCCTCTCCGAGGAGGAGGTAGCCAAGAAGCGGAAAAACCTGGCTACTTACTGCCGGCCGGTGAAGGCCAAGCACTGCCAGGCCGGTGGCCCTGCCGATGCGGCCTGCTCCGTGCGCCGCAAGAAGCCGGGGCCTGCCATGGCCTTTGAGGAGAAATGTTCTGCACTGAAG TCTAAAGCCCATTAA
- the LOC113927144 gene encoding cytochrome b561 domain-containing protein 1 isoform X5, translating to MALAFCLCMAEAILLFSPEHSLFFFCSRKARIRLHWAGQTLAILSAALGLGFIVFSRTRSELPHLVSWHSWVGALTLLATSGQALCGFCLLCPRAARVSRVARLKLYHLTCGLVVYLMATVTVLLGMYSVWFQAQIKGTAWYLCLALPLYPALVIMHQISSSYLPKKKMEM from the exons ATGGCCTTGGCG TTCTGCCTCTGCATGGCTGAGGCCATCCTGCTCTTCTCGCCTGAACACTCCCTGTTCTTCTTCTGCTCCCGAAAGGCCCGGATCCGACTCCACTGGGCAGGGCAGACCCTAGCCATCCTCTCTGCAGCCCTGGGCCTGGGCTTCATCGTCTTCAGCAGGACCCGCAGTGAGCTGCCCCACCTGGTGTCCTGGCACAGCTGGGTCGGGGCTCTGACACTGCTCGCCACTAGTGGTCAGGCACTGTGTGGGTTCTGTCTCCTGTGTCCTCGAGCAGCCAGGGTCTCAAGGGTGGCTCGCCTCAAGCTCTACCATCTGACTTGTGGACTGGTGGTCTACCTGATGGCTACAGTAACGGTGCTCCTGGGCATGTACTCGGTGTGGTTCCAGGCCCAGATCAAAGGCACAGCCTGGTACCTGTGCCTGGCACTGCCCCTCTATCCGGCCCTGGTGATCATGCACCAGATCTCCAGCTCCTACTtgccaaagaagaaaatggaaatgtga